From a single Agrobacterium tumefaciens genomic region:
- a CDS encoding response regulator, whose amino-acid sequence MLDALCDALGAAIVVYDRNDHIIFASRKLLNFFPLEEAVVGPGARLRDYLSALYDCYLLETENLAANARQLGRDEWIGERLALHWKERSEKTERLKGERFLRFVMNRLPSGLGISVVADISEQKKREEQWRIDLERVQLIEDILDNLPFPVLVKDRNMAYAAVNKSACTMVETSAESILGKTVFDLHSRKVAAQIDAADRAVMDSGTPSLIPERVRRINGEEVLTITRKQRVGRPGRHFLVTTMEDVTALATIDASGRPVIPSLEHVAFVASTYGKDEGDAPAKDLLKSKAVLVVSESGRFAEAAGRRLTAGGMDHAAVTSEEEQQAFIDIAISAGVGIDVVVVDAQMSVTCLDIAAAHDLPVVTIEEEEIDASLLHHVALGLKSSPNEKSPEEDWEIMTEDLPRILKTDGVCEILLVEDNRVNQIVFSQILEGLGLSWRLAASGEEALQLFAEQAPSVVLLDTTLADIDGFEVARRMRELAGDQNIPIVGVITHAFEGDLDKCLASGMNDMLLKPVSPDMVEAVFLRVFGADAMRLQA is encoded by the coding sequence ATGCTTGATGCCCTTTGCGACGCGCTTGGCGCGGCGATCGTCGTTTACGACCGTAACGATCACATTATTTTCGCAAGCCGGAAACTGTTGAATTTTTTCCCGCTGGAAGAGGCCGTTGTCGGCCCCGGTGCGCGGCTGCGCGACTATCTGAGCGCGCTTTACGATTGTTATCTGCTGGAGACGGAAAATCTCGCCGCCAATGCCCGCCAGCTCGGGCGGGACGAATGGATCGGCGAGCGGCTGGCGCTGCACTGGAAGGAAAGATCGGAAAAGACCGAACGGCTGAAGGGCGAGCGCTTTCTGCGTTTCGTCATGAACCGCCTGCCTTCCGGGCTCGGCATCAGTGTCGTCGCCGATATTTCCGAACAGAAGAAAAGGGAAGAACAGTGGCGCATCGACCTTGAGCGGGTGCAGCTGATCGAGGACATCCTCGACAATCTGCCATTCCCCGTTTTGGTCAAGGACCGCAACATGGCCTATGCGGCCGTGAACAAATCCGCCTGCACCATGGTTGAAACCAGCGCGGAGAGCATTCTCGGCAAGACGGTTTTCGATCTGCATTCACGCAAGGTCGCCGCGCAGATCGATGCGGCTGACCGCGCGGTAATGGACAGCGGCACGCCGAGCCTCATTCCCGAAAGAGTGAGACGCATAAACGGCGAGGAAGTGCTGACGATTACCCGCAAGCAGCGCGTGGGTCGCCCGGGGCGGCATTTTCTGGTGACGACGATGGAGGATGTCACCGCGCTTGCCACCATCGATGCGAGCGGCAGGCCCGTCATCCCCTCGCTCGAACATGTCGCTTTCGTCGCCTCCACCTATGGAAAGGACGAGGGGGACGCACCGGCTAAAGACCTGCTGAAAAGCAAGGCGGTGCTGGTCGTCTCCGAAAGCGGGCGTTTTGCCGAAGCCGCCGGCCGCCGGTTGACCGCGGGCGGCATGGACCATGCGGCGGTGACGAGCGAGGAAGAACAGCAGGCATTCATCGATATCGCTATCTCCGCCGGCGTGGGCATTGATGTCGTCGTCGTCGATGCCCAGATGAGCGTCACATGTCTCGATATAGCCGCTGCGCATGACCTGCCAGTCGTCACCATCGAGGAAGAGGAAATCGACGCATCCCTGCTGCATCACGTCGCCCTCGGTCTCAAATCGTCTCCTAACGAGAAATCGCCGGAGGAAGACTGGGAAATCATGACCGAAGACCTGCCCAGGATCCTCAAGACGGATGGTGTCTGCGAGATACTTCTCGTCGAGGACAACCGGGTCAACCAGATCGTCTTTTCGCAGATACTCGAAGGTCTCGGGCTTTCCTGGCGGCTCGCCGCCTCGGGCGAGGAAGCCTTGCAGCTTTTTGCGGAGCAGGCGCCTTCCGTCGTCCTGCTCGACACGACACTCGCCGATATCGACGGTTTCGAGGTCGCCCGCCGCATGCGTGAACTGGCGGGGGACCAGAACATTCCCATCGTCGGGGTCATCACCCACGCCTTCGAGGGCGATCTCGACAAATGCCTGGCGTCCGGAATGAACGACATGCTGCTGAAACCCGTCAGCCCTGACATGGTCGAGGCGGTTTTCCTGCGTGTTTTCGGCGCGGATGCGATGCGGCTGCAGGCCTGA
- a CDS encoding putative bifunctional diguanylate cyclase/phosphodiesterase, producing MKRAEPQSLQVSQNELQAMAYSDPLTGLGNRYRLRDKIRMLASERSSDPAPFTVGIANIDGFKPINDLFGVQAGDEILCQVAHRLKACIPDGAVVTRHDGDEFAFVLPLVFERTGAERIGNMIKDVLSAPYDLGDRNVRLSSSFGFAIYPFAGDDFEDLLKSAETALYRSKRRGRGQITVYSREIAQEMKRATQLEQALRNAIITDAIDVHFQPIVRLEEAKVIGFEALARWNDPDLGFVSPAVFVPLAEERGFIDALSEALLRKAAEAALFWPRELFLSFNLSSAQLMDPSTADNILSILARVGLDPHRLELEITETAVMTSADTAQRIISELQSAGVRISLDDFGTGQSSLGRLRDFTFDKVKIDRAFVSRISSDRPSEHIIKAIVAMCDGLDLEVVAEGIEERVEEEKLRALGCAMGQGYFYGRPADAAATQRYLHENYREILSDIS from the coding sequence ATGAAACGGGCAGAACCGCAATCGTTGCAGGTCAGCCAGAACGAGCTGCAGGCGATGGCTTACAGCGACCCTCTGACGGGGCTCGGCAACCGTTACCGTCTGCGGGACAAGATCCGCATGCTCGCAAGCGAACGCTCCAGCGACCCCGCGCCCTTCACGGTCGGCATCGCCAATATAGACGGCTTCAAACCCATCAATGATCTTTTCGGTGTTCAGGCGGGGGATGAAATCCTGTGTCAGGTCGCGCACCGCCTGAAGGCCTGCATTCCCGATGGCGCGGTCGTGACGCGCCATGATGGCGACGAATTCGCCTTCGTGCTGCCGCTCGTGTTCGAACGCACCGGCGCGGAGCGCATCGGCAACATGATCAAGGACGTGCTCTCGGCCCCTTACGATCTCGGTGATCGTAACGTTCGGCTTTCCTCCTCCTTCGGTTTTGCCATCTATCCCTTTGCCGGCGATGATTTCGAGGACCTGCTCAAAAGCGCCGAGACGGCGCTTTATCGCTCCAAGCGGCGCGGACGTGGCCAGATAACGGTCTATTCGCGTGAGATCGCGCAGGAAATGAAGCGCGCCACCCAGCTGGAACAGGCCTTGCGAAACGCCATCATCACCGATGCGATCGATGTGCATTTCCAGCCCATCGTCCGGCTGGAAGAGGCCAAGGTCATCGGCTTCGAGGCGCTGGCCCGCTGGAACGACCCCGATCTCGGCTTTGTTTCGCCCGCCGTCTTCGTGCCGCTTGCCGAAGAACGGGGTTTTATCGACGCGCTGTCGGAAGCACTGCTGCGAAAGGCGGCGGAAGCCGCCCTGTTCTGGCCGCGTGAGCTGTTTTTGTCCTTCAACCTGTCTTCCGCGCAATTGATGGACCCGAGCACGGCAGACAACATTCTTTCGATCCTTGCCCGCGTTGGTCTCGATCCGCACCGCCTGGAGCTTGAAATCACCGAAACGGCTGTCATGACGTCAGCCGATACCGCGCAACGCATCATCAGCGAATTGCAGAGTGCCGGCGTTCGCATTTCGCTTGATGATTTCGGCACCGGCCAGTCCAGCCTCGGCCGCCTGCGTGATTTCACCTTCGACAAGGTGAAGATCGACCGCGCCTTCGTTTCCCGCATCAGCAGCGACCGCCCCTCGGAACACATCATCAAGGCCATCGTCGCCATGTGTGACGGACTTGATCTTGAAGTGGTGGCCGAAGGGATCGAGGAGCGGGTGGAAGAGGAAAAGCTGCGCGCGCTCGGCTGCGCCATGGGGCAGGGCTATTTCTACGGCCGCCCCGCCGATGCCGCCGCGACCCAGCGGTATCTGCATGAGAATTATCGCGAGATATTGTCGGATATTTCCTGA